ACGACCACCTTGTGGTTGTCAAGCATCCACCACGCAAGGCCGCCCGTGGGGAGCAGGCCCGCGATCGTGACCAGGACCGCGGGCACCGCGCCCACGAGCGCGCGGATGGCGAGCCACGGCGCCAGCAGCCCCTGCACAACGCCATCCGAACCCGAGATGCCGCCGCGCGCCTCGCGCCGCGAGTGCACCGAGTCGAACACGACCCCGACCAGCCGGAACACGAGCCAGGCAATCCCAAAGACGATGAGCACGGGCCCCGGCCAGCTGGCGGCGGCCACCAGCAGCGGGACCCCGAGCGCCAGCGTCGCCCAGGTGCGGTGGGCAACGGTGGGGCGCACGTAAAACTCCGCGGGTTCGTCGACCAGGTCCGCGTCCGCCTCGGCGCCGCCGTCGTCGCCCGCGCTCGCGGCGGCGCCCGGGTCGACGGCGGCGAGTCCTGCGGACGCCGCTGCCATCACGCGGGTGTCGCCACCCGCGATCACACCGGGGGCGCTTTGGCCGGCCCCTGGCGGGGCCGCGGCCGCGCCAACGGGAGACGGGGCACTCGTCGGGGAAATGACCGCCGTTGCGGCGCCCGCGTCCACCACGGACGTGGCGGCATCAGCGGGCAAGACCGCGGGATCACCTTGCAACCAGGCCAACCGCAGCTGTTCGACCACTACGCCCGGGGGCGTGCGCTCGTCGGGATGGGGGTTGAGCGCGCCGAGCAGGGCGCGCGCCGTGCGCGGCCCCAGCCCCGCAAGGTCGACCTGCCCGGAGCGGGCCCGCGCCAGGACGGCATCGATCGGCCGCACCCCGAACGGCGGCCTGCCCGTCGCCGCGAACGCAATCATCGCGGCCCAGCCCCACCAGTCCGTCGCCATGGATGGCTCCGCGCCCTCGACCAGTTCGGGGGCCAGGTAGGCGGGGGTCCCCATCACCAGGCCCGTGCGGGTAACGCGCGCGTCCCCGACGGCCTGCGCGATCCCGAAATCGATGAGCACCGGGCCGTGCGCTGAAATCAAGACGTTAGAGGCCTTGAGGTCGCGGTGAATGACGCCGGCGGCGTGCACCGCGGTCAAGGCCTCATAGAGCTGATCGGCGAGGTTGAACAGGTCCTCGGCCCCGAGCTTGCCGCCCGCGTCGATTTCCTCCTCGAGGGTGGGCCCCTCTATCAGCTCGGTGACGATAAACATTTCGTCGCCGTCGGCCTCCGCATCGATCACGCGCGCGACGCCGTGATGACGGATCCGGCTGAGCACCTTGATCTCTCGCTGGAGGCGCTGGCGCGCCTCGGCGTCCGCGATGACAGACGGGTGCAACGTCTTCATCGCAACTTCCATGCCATCCGCATCGCGCGCACGGTAAACCGCACCCATCGCCCCCGACCCCAGCGGCGCAAGGATGCGGTAGCCGCCGATCATGGTCCCGGGCGCCAACCCGACTCGTTCCATGCCAACACATTATCGGTTGTTTGCCGACCGTGAACGGTGGCGTGCCGAATCCGAGTGCGCGCCGGTTGGTGGATCGCCGCCGCGACGCATCCTCCCCGAATCCGTCTCGATTCGTCCGCTACCGCGCTCTCCCACACGCCCCAATCGCCGTTTTTTGGATATGGTGGACCAAACGCCTATCAAGGAGTGGTCCACGCATGGCAAAGCCTCAGCATGATCTGGTCGTTGTAGCAAACAGGCTCCCGGTCGATCTCAGACTCGGCGAGGACGGCAGCGCGACGTGGAAAAGGGCGCCCGGCGGGCTTGTGACCGCGCTGGCACCGCTCATGCAGTCCAACGAGGGCGCCTGGGTCGG
This is a stretch of genomic DNA from Rarobacter incanus. It encodes these proteins:
- a CDS encoding serine/threonine-protein kinase — its product is MERVGLAPGTMIGGYRILAPLGSGAMGAVYRARDADGMEVAMKTLHPSVIADAEARQRLQREIKVLSRIRHHGVARVIDAEADGDEMFIVTELIEGPTLEEEIDAGGKLGAEDLFNLADQLYEALTAVHAAGVIHRDLKASNVLISAHGPVLIDFGIAQAVGDARVTRTGLVMGTPAYLAPELVEGAEPSMATDWWGWAAMIAFAATGRPPFGVRPIDAVLARARSGQVDLAGLGPRTARALLGALNPHPDERTPPGVVVEQLRLAWLQGDPAVLPADAATSVVDAGAATAVISPTSAPSPVGAAAAPPGAGQSAPGVIAGGDTRVMAAASAGLAAVDPGAAASAGDDGGAEADADLVDEPAEFYVRPTVAHRTWATLALGVPLLVAAASWPGPVLIVFGIAWLVFRLVGVVFDSVHSRREARGGISGSDGVVQGLLAPWLAIRALVGAVPAVLVTIAGLLPTGGLAWWMLDNHKVVVGAGPDSDPQAYQWVLLGSAVVVFVLMWFGPLTGLTRLGARIVVNKVIPRGWGTATAWVVSALVTFILWQLMVSSHVPVWAPFPGPPHLVW